Below is a window of Nicotiana tabacum cultivar K326 chromosome 19, ASM71507v2, whole genome shotgun sequence DNA.
AGTCCTTCCCTCAATAATTGACTGGCCTCAAAAAGGTGTGCTTTTTCTGTGCTCAATTGGTTATTGTTAGCACACAACTTTAGAATCTTTATTTCTTGGTCCTCCAGAATTCTTTTACTCCCAATTAGTTCTCTGCTCAAGTTCTTCAAAATTTGATGCAACACAGATTTCTCAGTTTCAGTAAGATAAAGCTTCTCTTCCATTCCCTGAAGCTCAATATCCTTCTCAAACAAAAGATTTTTGCCGTCATTTACTTGAAGACTGAGCTGATCCCTCATACTTTTAACACTCTTCAACTCATCTTCTGCCAACTGCAACGCTTTTGCCAGGTTACAGTTTTCAATTTCTAGCAGTTCCCCTCTGTGATCTTTCTCCCTGATTTTTAATTTCAGTTCTTCACTACCCTCTTTGAGTTTAGTTGCATCACTCTGCAACGCCAATAATTGCGCCGATTTGATATTTGACTCCTGCCCGATAATTGTCTTTTCAGCAACAAGATGCTCCGCCTCTAGTTTTAATTGCTCCAGTAATGTGACAAGAACATTCATCTGAATAGCCCTTTGGTGATTTTCTTCCTCAGTTTTGTAGAATGATTCATTAGCAACTTCAACTCTATGAAAAATATGGTCAAGATGAACTTGGTCTTTCCTGTCTTCACATGCATGGTTTGGAACAATATCAAGAGCCTTCAGCAACTTAAATATCCCATTTCTCAGAGTACTAACTTGATCAAACAAggatttcatttccattttctgtTCAACATTCTGCTGCTTTAAATCAGAAATCAAAGTTTTAGATAATGCAGATGCTTCAAAAAGCTTCTGATACTCACACAGCAAAGAAGAACCCTTTCCTTCAAGATCTAGGGTGGATGTCTGTAAGGTGAAGTTGAGAATGTCAGACTCTGTAGCTTTTTCGAGCAGCTTATCAAACTCTTGCTTAGTTAATTGACATTCTTCCTGCAAAAGATGCATCTCTGATTCCATACCAGCCAACCGTGCATCACTCATGTGGACAAATCTGTCGTGTTCACAAATTTTTTCATCTAAAGAAATCCTCAGCTCCTCCATTGCATGAAGCGTCAATTCCTTCTCTTTCTCCAAAGCTGAATGCCTCTGTTCCAGTCCTGAATACCTTCCCTCCAGATCATCCAGTGCAACTTGTGCAGCCTGCAACTGAGAAAATAGACTTTCCTTTTCACAGGCAAGATCTGCTTTCTCTTTGACtagtatttcacatgaatcctgTAAGCTCTTTGATTTTACCTTTAAACTCTGAAGCTCAACATGAGCATCAGAAAGGGAATTCTCAAGAACGGTATTCTTAGCTGAGACTTTTTCCAGATTCTCAATGGTTACTTGCAACTCACTCGTTAAAGTGGCTTTGTCATTGAGAAGTGCAGATTTCTCCTCGAGAAGAGATTGACAGGAGTCTTCTAATGCCTGTAAACTTCCTCTCACAGCTTCCAGTTCAGCACTCAAATCTGACAGTGAATTTTCCAGAATGGAGATTTTCTCAAGAAGCTCCTCGAACACTTGTAGCTTCTCCAGAAGAGCTACTTTTTCACTTCTTTCCCTCTCACAGGTTTCGTTCAGATTTGACTTTTCATCTTGCAGCTCCTTGACAGATGATTCAAAGCATTCTGGGTCAAGGCCTACTGCCTGCACCTGTGTCACAATAGACAATAACTTCTTGTTGTGATCGTTAAGTTCTTCCTTAAGGCAGTAGATTTCTTGCTGAAGAGCATTTCTTTGGTCCACTCGAAGCTCAACCTCTACCTCGAGTTTTCCCTTCACTTCCCTTAAACTAGATATCTCATTTTGCATATCCCTCATAGATATAGCTGACGATACGTTTATCTCATTGAGGTCCTTGTTCTCCTCTTTAACCTTCTGGACTTCATCCTGCAATGTTTGATTATGAGTCTCCAAATCCTTTAACACCTGTAACCGGTTCTGAAGCTCTGAAGCCAGCGCCCTCATTTCTTCCTGAGCTTTGGCATGCAGATGCTGCAGAGTTTGGAAAGCAGTTTCAGCCTCAACAAAACGCAAGCGTTCTTCTTGTACACAAGTCCACAATGTTCCCAGTTCCTTCTGCTTTTCTGTAAGTTCTTGACTTTGGGTACCCATCTTCAGTGCCAGAGATTCCAGCTCAGACTGAAGAGATTTATTGGATCTTTCTAATAAAAGGCAGCGCCCTTCTGCACCTTCTAACTTGGCAACTCCATCGTTGATCTCTGCATTCAACCTTTGGGCCTCCTCTTTGGCACAAGAAAGCTTCTCCTCTAAAGTGGAGATGGTTTCCAAGCATTGCTGAAGCTGCAGAGCCGCAGCTTCTTTTTCCCCAGTCAATTTTAGTATGTCTCGTTTGAGAGATTCAACCTCATTTTCTGCTTTCTCAGCCCTCTCAGTTGACCTTTTTGCATCTTCTTCAGCGCACTGTAATTTGTTCTCGAGCTTTGCTATTATCTCAAGAGATTGCATATACTGCTTAAGAGCTTCATCTTTTTCAGCTGCTACCTTAGCGAGATCCTCTCTTAAAGATTGGGCTTCAAGTTCAGCTTTGCCAGCTCTTTCACCAAGTACAGCAGCGTTCTCTTGGGAATGGGCGACGGTGTTCTCCAACTCAGAGATCCTGTATAAGGACTTCTGATACTGCTGAAGACTAGCCTCCTTTTCAGCTCCCAATGCAGAAAGTGCCTCCTTTAAGGTTTGGGCTTCAGCTTCAGCTTTGCTCGCTCGTTCACCAAATCCTCGGGAATCTTCTTTGGCTCGAGATATTTCTGACTCCAGATGAGATAACTTTTCCAATGTCTGTTGGTACTGAATAAGGCCTGCTTCTTTCTCAGCTTCCACTCGGGCAAGAGCTTTCTTCAATGTCAGAATCTCCTCAGATTCAACCTTGCACTCTGAATCTGGAAGTGCTCGCGATTCGAAACTGTTTCTCTCATTGGTCTGCACTCCTGCTGCTTTCTCCTCTGTCTCACTAAAATCCAGACCCTTCCTAACCCTTCCATCAGCAAATAAATCATTGCGCTGCTTCAATACTTTTCTTTTCATCGCAGAGTGTGACTCATCTGTGAATGCTCCATTGCTCTTGAGATCATGAGCAGCGACTCCAAGAGCACCTTTCTGCATCTCTTCAGGTTCAAAAAGACCGCGCATTGGGGTTAGCTCCGGTGTTTGAGGATCAGAACCCGCCGGTGAATCGTCTCCAAGTCCTAGATCCGTCATGGTCTGGTGGGCATGGCGGATCACCCCGGTTGCATGATCatatctttcagccaatgcacgGTATGCTCTATAGAATTCTTCTACAAATTTCATTAATTCTGGCCGTTTCTTATAGTACATCTCCGCTCTCCTTGCAAAAGAATCGGCATCTTCATTTATGAGTTTGATCATTCCTTTGACTTTGACATCCATATCTAGCAAAGCGAACAGTGAATTGTATTAGAAGTTGTTTAGGAAACACCATATGAGAGAGAAATagttagagaaaaaaagagaagccACATTTTGAGATGATATCTGCAAAATTTTATAAACTGAAATGCACATAAGGCATTGAGGTTTAAAGCCATCAAGAGCATGTTAGGAATAGAACAATAACTCCACCTCGTAAACAACACCGATGTTACTATCCCTGTAAGACTTTTTGATCGATAACACGACGTTACCATTTCTGAAATTGATAGACATTTAAAAAAGAGCACTCCATCCTATCTTGATCGCCGCGAGATCTCCTTAATCATTACCACAATGATACAATCATGAACGATGCGTGGGCACGAAATCAATGCTTCATGCAAAGTACTCTCACTAAAAGGAAATAAAGGCCGAGCTAGAACAATATATTCTTCCATTAATGACCACCTCAAAGAACAGGGAATTTCTCCTTAGATAACTCTAGCATAAGCAAAATTCTATTCCCGcaacaaagaaagaaaacagcAGTACCTGTGAGATTCTCCTGTAACCATCTTGAGTTTTTGGGACTAATGTGACTATTCCACCACCAAGAGTACATGCGTCGAGAATCTTGATGCGACAAAGTTGCCATCTTTGCTAGTTTATCACAGATTATGCAGATTGCTCCTCAAATGTAGTCCAGACTCGGCAAATGTGAACCAGGAAAAAAATATACGACTTCTGAAAACGAATATACTAGAACTTCAAGACAACCAATTCAATGCTCAATGATAGATTTTATAAGTCTTGTTCTATCAGTCCCTGTAGATAACagcaagaaaatgaagattaAGGAATGAAACACACagtttaaaactaaaatttgacgTTGTAGAGGCGAATTATAGACTGTAAAATCTATAATTAGGAGGAAACTTACAGATTACTGAAATCCAAGTCCATTTTCATATAACAAATTATGCATATTGCTCCTCAAATATAAGCCAGGAAAAAAATATGGCCTCTGAAAGGAATATATTAGAACTTTGAGACAGCCAATTCAAAGCTCAGTGATGGGTCTTACATATCTTGATTTATTACTCCCTGTAAGTATAAGCAAGGACATAAAGATTAAAGAATAAAACAAcaagttttacaaaaaaaaaattagtataGTCAAGGCTAAAAAGACTGTAAAAAAGCTAATTAGGAATAAAATTACCTGATCAACGAGCTGTAATCTAAACAGAAGGGTCTTTTAACATAAGATTGAACAAACTCTGCAGATCACTGAatcagaaaaaaggaaaaaaactggGTTAGATCATTCACAATACTAGACCAACAAGTAGTTGCTTAATCCAGAAGCAACAAGTCAAATTTAAGGATACATTAAAAATCACAGCTTGATCAATAAAACATTAGAAAGCCATAAAAGGGTTGACTGAGAGTCAACAAAAACTCGAACTGAATTAAAAAACTAACATGATCATGGAATAAATTCATGTTTTTGAGAATAAGAAATTACCAAGAAAAGGAGAACAAAAATGGGATTACCAGCCGCAAAATTGAACAATTACTCTGATTTTTCTATTAGTTTATGTTTTTTCTGTATCAACCCATTATGCAGTTAGATCTCTCTCAAATATCTCTGGAATTTCTTTGGCTTTTTGATACGCTTCGCTGGGATACTTACTGTATGAGCTAAAGTGTCCAATAGTAGTAGGGAAGAGGAGAAAAGCAGGGGCAAAAAAGACAAGAAAGAGACAAAAAAGTAGACACAGTTAGGAGTAACGCCTGTCCTATTTTATGTTTGAGATTTCGTAATTTCTTACTAATCCCATTCGTTTATGAAATAGTTTGATTCGATACGgaatttaaaattagaaaaattaattttgaaGCTTATAGTATTAAAAGTTTAAGGAGTAAAAGTTTTGTAAGACCatgatatttgtgtaattataaaaaaaaattattaagaataaaataaaaaatttaaaattaaattatttttaaatttaaaaatttatcaCTTATTATTGAAACagactaaaaaaaaaatattttgtctaATTTAAAACAGAGAGTATATATTTATTGCCTGCGGATACATGGTAAATGACATAATTACACCATGTAAAATGACGAGATTGTCTTTTGGATTTGGAAAATTTGGAAGATGCTGTGTCTGTACTCTACAGTGATTCCAACGTTGACTCTAATGACTGCGCACCAATTCAGAATTACCAATTTACCCCCTTTTCCTTTCCGATTTTCTTTTTAACACGAAGTAAGGGAAGTCCCACAAAAATAAACTTACAAAATTCTTTGTCGCATGATTGTTGATGGGAAAGAAAGATTGAGATTGGATTAATAAAATGTTAATAATATAGACATAACTTATGAAGTAGACTGTAGACTGTATAATAGGTAATAAATATACTGTATAGGTTTTTCTACCAATCAatactaatttaaaattatttgtaattatctttaattgaaaaataatttttatacgaGGTTAACTTTTGGTGGATAACTATTTGTACGTATACCGGTGAGATGTAATAAATATTCGTAAAATAATGGTAAGTtgattacaaaaataatatatttttacacGATGAAATAAAAGTCTTATAATAAATCAGGCATAGAGCACGCACATCTGGAAAATGGTCAGCATCGACACACAATGCGTGGTGCCAAAATCTGAATAATGTGGAAAACGAATAAAGTAGCACTCCTACAGTACTTGTTAGAAAACTAGTTGGTGGGCTCTTTTAGAAAGTGGGGGCGTCTTGGCCGGTGGTAACGCCCACGGCTCTTCAATCGTCACAAGACACACAATATTCTTCTTCATTTCTATATGGCCCACGTTTATCATACCCTCTTCAATCACCCCttttattctctttctttttctcttcctatttatGTTTCATTTCTCAAGTGATTTTTGGTTTTTAGTAATCTCACTGATTAATTCAAATTTGTATAAGCTAAGATTAATTTAAGAAAAAACGTTCTTTATAGATCGAATTTGAGACATCTGATTAAGAATAAGAGATCGAATCTAAAATTTCTGATTAAGTTCGACCGAACCATAAACTATAATCTAGCTCCGCCCAAACCATAACCTTTGTGTGGTTTCATTTTTCAAGTTGCCTCTTGGGCAACGTCAAATGAATGCTGATACGAGACAGGAATTAGAAAACCCGATGTCTTGAGTTGTCCCTTCCAACAAGAATCAAATAATTCACGATGGAATAAAAGATAAGTACACAATTGTATTGTGCCtcaaaaaacaaatttcataaagCATAAAATCCGTCATTCAAACTTATTACTACTGGTAACTTATTGGTAGAATTGTTAATTCTTTTATCATTCTAATTTTGTGAGATGTCCGCGAAATAGTAATAATATTACCTaacttattttttatatattcaaGTTTCAATTCTCACTGGAAccttctcttcctttttcttaGACTTCAaacccaaaaaagaaaaggagaaaatgatCTTCTTTTATCGAAAAATATTTAGCACTTTTCATTCTTCaaaagtcaaaattaaaagaacacGACCGTTGAAAATTTATTATTCAACATTTTGATACGGAAAAGTAACAAGACTGAATGGcctatttatttaaatatttatatactttaaacAGTAAGGTAGGTATATTTGGTGATTGCCTAGATTAAATGGCTCAATCATACCACCTGCTTTCCTCCCGTAAGGAAATTCTCCTATCCATTTTAACTGTAATAATTCATTCACGCACATTCCTACATCATTGCTTTCGTTGCCTCGGGAGTTGTCTTTTTCCAGACGAACCTACTTGATCCTTCAACTAAATCATCCTCTATAATAGCCAATTATTACAATTTAAGAACATATCAAAACCGCCTAAATTTGCTATAATTACAGTATTTATTTTATGCATTAATAATTCTCCGTAATGCATTTTCCTATCAGGATTAGCATGTCATTTCCGTTAAGCTAACAAATAACCGAGACAAGTGATACCTGCTCAGTTGGGTTCGAGTCACGCTGGAGGGAAGTGTGAAAACACTATAAATACTCCTAAATTTGAGAGggaattcaaaga
It encodes the following:
- the LOC107816889 gene encoding protein NETWORKED 1D, producing MATLSHQDSRRMYSWWWNSHISPKNSRWLQENLTDMDVKVKGMIKLINEDADSFARRAEMYYKKRPELMKFVEEFYRAYRALAERYDHATGVIRHAHQTMTDLGLGDDSPAGSDPQTPELTPMRGLFEPEEMQKGALGVAAHDLKSNGAFTDESHSAMKRKVLKQRNDLFADGRVRKGLDFSETEEKAAGVQTNERNSFESRALPDSECKVESEEILTLKKALARVEAEKEAGLIQYQQTLEKLSHLESEISRAKEDSRGFGERASKAEAEAQTLKEALSALGAEKEASLQQYQKSLYRISELENTVAHSQENAAVLGERAGKAELEAQSLREDLAKVAAEKDEALKQYMQSLEIIAKLENKLQCAEEDAKRSTERAEKAENEVESLKRDILKLTGEKEAAALQLQQCLETISTLEEKLSCAKEEAQRLNAEINDGVAKLEGAEGRCLLLERSNKSLQSELESLALKMGTQSQELTEKQKELGTLWTCVQEERLRFVEAETAFQTLQHLHAKAQEEMRALASELQNRLQVLKDLETHNQTLQDEVQKVKEENKDLNEINVSSAISMRDMQNEISSLREVKGKLEVEVELRVDQRNALQQEIYCLKEELNDHNKKLLSIVTQVQAVGLDPECFESSVKELQDEKSNLNETCERERSEKVALLEKLQVFEELLEKISILENSLSDLSAELEAVRGSLQALEDSCQSLLEEKSALLNDKATLTSELQVTIENLEKVSAKNTVLENSLSDAHVELQSLKVKSKSLQDSCEILVKEKADLACEKESLFSQLQAAQVALDDLEGRYSGLEQRHSALEKEKELTLHAMEELRISLDEKICEHDRFVHMSDARLAGMESEMHLLQEECQLTKQEFDKLLEKATESDILNFTLQTSTLDLEGKGSSLLCEYQKLFEASALSKTLISDLKQQNVEQKMEMKSLFDQVSTLRNGIFKLLKALDIVPNHACEDRKDQVHLDHIFHRVEVANESFYKTEEENHQRAIQMNVLVTLLEQLKLEAEHLVAEKTIIGQESNIKSAQLLALQSDATKLKEGSEELKLKIREKDHRGELLEIENCNLAKALQLAEDELKSVKSMRDQLSLQVNDGKNLLFEKDIELQGMEEKLYLTETEKSVLHQILKNLSRELIGSKRILEDQEIKILKLCANNNQLSTEKAHLFEASQLLREGLQQSRGELEKLKNLLFEKEIELQGMEQKLYITETEKSVLHQILKNLSRELIGSKNVVEDQEIKILKLCGDNNQLSTEKAHLFQASQLLREGLQRSHGELEKLKMQEEALHTELHKQLNEIDAHKLEMSVLLGELQVSMFYQILYEQKIHELAQACQSFDVQITSKDEDIKLLKEKVKTLGTENEELNTQLAAYGPAILSLSQCISSLEKHSYLHGKPKKPDTEDTKDIVVAYPVDSSHLEDNEDAVATDAFLDLHGLEIRVRAVEKALVEMEQLLGQENVNMQIKLQAAMQQIEELKSKSSLRKRNSAPKSEIFEAESGILTKDIMLDHVSECSSNRIGRREEQAETNNLVFDLWDPANPTVTGKAKLDDTPNAENDIDFHKRVISVKTKCQNPASDELGEKDSSEGKLNISKRSRESTQEGNKRKVLERLDSDVQKLTNLQITVEDLKRELEITEKGKRGKAVAESETLKGQLNEAEAAIHKLFDLTGKLMKNMEDSFGSSDMKFALESEEIGNVSRRRTSEQARRISEKIGRLQLEVQKLQFVLLKLNDESKGNSNASETKRRVLLRDYLYGGVRKSNRKKRAPFCACIQPPTQGD